DNA sequence from the Carassius carassius chromosome 6, fCarCar2.1, whole genome shotgun sequence genome:
TCATTGCGAGCGCTGCCATGCTGTCTGTGATGAGGGTGGCCGGGAACCCCTCCGCCACGGCCTCGTACGCCGTCAGCCTGGCGCCCTGGTTGTAGGGTCGGGTCTCTGTGCAGTACAGACGCTTCAAGCGGCCCAGCGTGTGCAGCGACCGCACCACTCCTGTACGGATCAGTTACAGTCATTATCAGACATCACTCTTAATCTCTGCATCAGTTAAATCACGCAGACTGACCGAGAGCCGTGCCATATCCCGCGGTGGCCAGGCTGCCCGTATTACAGTGCGTGAGGATGGTGACGGAGTCTCGCGGGACGCCCGACAGGATGTGCTGCGCACCGTAGTTGCCGATTTTTTTGTTGTCGTTCACATCTCGCTCCAACATCTCCTCAATCCAGCCAATCACGCTGCAGCAGAGGCGTGGCCAAGAAACAGACATGTTAGAGGAAGATGAAAATTTTATCAATGCAGCACTTCATATTTAGCCTGATGatcatttgtttacttttttgctgtaaattaaatgttattttacataattGCGATTAAAAAATTTCTCTCTGTGAATAGCtgaataatatttataaacagCAAAGCTAAAAACATACAATAACAAGTGTAATTTCCTTTAAACAGATATTGCACATAGTACAGAGGtgtgtaaataattttaaatattccaaatactactttaaaaataaacataaaaataaacataaaacaacaacaacaacacaaatgtataaaataaaatacttatattattggtttttaatatttctaattcAAATCCATTTAGCTCCAAAATTTGCTCACtgtaataaaaagtaaattaaaatattaaaaacaatttttttaaaatatatatataaaatgctatttagaattagattttatttttatgttttaggaaATGTGCGCTTcttttttaatttccatttatcttattttctcattttttttacttaatatttatttcagtactagtttcagtaattttagtaAAAAGAAAATTTAGAATTTGCCTTGGCAAATAAccgaaaaaaaagtttttccatctataatattgatatttgatttgatttcaggtTTACTTCAATTAATACACTATTTTAATAGttgtagttaacaataacaacactgacacagacacagacacgatGATCTGAGTTTCTGATCTTCTGATTCAGAGGTAATTAACGATGAAAAGAAAGCAGAATATAGCGGTCTTCTCTGGATTATCTAGTTCACCTGCTATTAAAACAAAACTCTAAAAATGTCTTTCAAAGATGACATTCAGATATCCTAAAATCTCCACGTGCCGGTTAAACATTCAGTGTCGGGTGGATTGTCACCTGTCTCTCAGCTGCTCTGTGTTTTTCTCCATGCTCTCGTTCTCGGTGAACTCCATGAGCTCGCGGGCGGCTCGGCCCATGTTGACCGCGGTGGGTCGGGCAGACGTCAGGTGGCACAGAGAGTCCCTGATGAAGCACACGAGGTCATCGCCCCCAGCGCCCGCCCTCAGCTCCACCGCCAGGCTCAGGCACCCCACGATGGCCAAGGCAGGAGCGCCGCGCACCTGCAGGGTGAAAGGTCAAAACGCCACAGAGTCAGAACCAAAGGAACGCCAGGGCTTCTCATTAAGAGCCTCATTACCAGGAGCTTAATTTCACTCACACAGATGATCCATGTCAATTTAAATGGATTTAACAGTTCCATTCAGCTCTAAAACCAGCTCACTGGaatgaaaaagtattttttgaGGGGGTGAAAAGCCCCAAAAATGTATTCATACTGATTAGAAACACATGAATTGGTTCACCGCTTTGAGATAAAAGTTCTGTGTTGAAGACACACTCGAGTGTAAAACCCCTTTTACTTTCAAAATCAAGGAAATTCaatgaaataaatgtgcaaaagtaAAGTATTTAAAGGAAAACAACATTTGCATTTAAGAGTTTGAAGAGTCACAGTAATCACACTTCAGGGGTTATTAAACCGCTACAAAGAGAAGTTATGAGGTCATCATTTCTTTAGAACTCGGAACTCTGCCGTTAAGACTGCAATGAACAATCACCACACCACTGTGACATCATCCAGTTCAAAGAGCTGATCACATACCACGATGTCACactgttcacccagaaatgaggATTCTCTCCTTCACTCATCCTCAagttgagtttctttctttctgtcgagcacagaagatattctgaagaaggTTGGTAACCGAACTGTTGAAAGACAATTAACCGTTGACTTCAATAGAGTAGTACCAGCATTCTTCtgagtatcttcttttgtgttcaacagaagaaagacactCATACAGGTGAAGTGTGAGGAAACGATGACAGGATGTTGATTCtggctgaactgtccctttaatagtTGACTATTATAACTCGAAAAGGTATGTAAACGTTTTTTTGTACAAGCCAGTCTTGAGAATGTTTTTTctttagacagacagagagtaaagACAGATGGACGTCTGACTCGATTGTTATTCCCGTCCATTAGTAAAGCTCTGATGACAGTGACAGCTGCTGGCACAGGACCAGACCCCCGAATCCTCGATTGATCAATAATTCATGCGAGGTATTTGCTGAAACGACTATTAATGAAGCGCAGACACGCTGCCGGAAAGCCAGCACCCATTACATTAATTATGCACTACGTTAATCAAGACTCTAATGGCTAGAGAAAGAAAACTGGGGTTCGCGAAACACCTTTATGACGTCACAACGTGTGTTCGCGTAGCGTTCAGACGAGACAGAACCTGTTTAAGAAGTTCTGAAGATTCTCACGTGACGTTGCATCATAAAAAACACAACAGCCAAAAGCGTCCATGT
Encoded proteins:
- the LOC132142830 gene encoding methylthioribose-1-phosphate isomerase, with the protein product MTLEAIRYRSGSLQILNQLLLPHETVYEEIRSVRDGYEAIKSMKVRGAPALAIVGCLSLAVELRAGAGGDDLVCFIRDSLCHLTSARPTAVNMGRAARELMEFTENESMEKNTEQLRDSVIGWIEEMLERDVNDNKKIGNYGAQHILSGVPRDSVTILTHCNTGSLATAGYGTALGVVRSLHTLGRLKRLYCTETRPYNQGARLTAYEAVAEGFPATLITDSMAALAMREKGITAVVVGADRVVANGDTANKVGTYQLAIAAKHHGIPFYVAAPSTSCDLSLESGRDIVIEERPSEELTSINGVPVAAPGIEVWNPAFDVTPHQLITGGIITELGVFLPSELQAALTGRLTAL